A genomic window from Pseudocitrobacter corydidari includes:
- a CDS encoding LysR substrate-binding domain-containing protein, translating into MNSIFTEENLLAFTTAARYGSFSKAAEELGLTTSAISYTIRRMETGLDVVLFTRNTRSIELTESGRYFLRKASDLLNDFHAIRRSIDTIAQGIETRIRICINQLLYTPEHTARLLQVLKKQFPTCQITVTTEVYNGVWDAMINNQASIAIGAPDTLLDGGGIDYTEIGAIRWVFAIAPDHPLAFMPEPIAESQLRLYPNIMVEDTAHTINKKVGWLLHGQESVLVPDFNTKCQCQILGAGIGFLPDYMVRKAAEQSLLVTRKIHNPRQDSRMLLATRHSATGQVTLWIKKEFAPGGILSEIYQDLLHKEI; encoded by the coding sequence ATGAACTCAATTTTTACGGAAGAAAACCTGCTGGCGTTTACCACCGCCGCGCGTTACGGCAGCTTTAGTAAGGCGGCGGAGGAACTGGGGCTGACGACCTCCGCTATCAGCTATACCATCCGCAGAATGGAAACCGGCCTTGATGTGGTGCTGTTTACCCGCAATACGCGCAGCATTGAGCTAACGGAATCCGGGCGCTATTTTCTGCGTAAAGCCAGCGATCTGCTCAACGATTTTCACGCCATTCGCCGCAGCATAGATACTATCGCGCAGGGAATAGAGACAAGAATTCGTATTTGTATCAACCAGTTGTTGTATACGCCGGAACATACCGCCCGCCTGCTGCAGGTGCTGAAAAAACAATTTCCAACCTGCCAGATAACCGTCACCACTGAAGTGTATAACGGCGTCTGGGATGCGATGATCAATAACCAGGCCAGCATTGCCATCGGCGCGCCGGATACCCTGCTCGACGGCGGCGGCATCGATTACACCGAAATTGGCGCAATTCGCTGGGTCTTCGCTATCGCCCCCGATCACCCGCTGGCCTTTATGCCGGAGCCCATCGCCGAAAGCCAGCTGCGTCTTTATCCCAATATCATGGTGGAAGATACCGCGCATACCATCAATAAGAAGGTAGGCTGGCTGCTGCATGGTCAGGAATCGGTGCTGGTGCCTGATTTTAATACCAAATGCCAGTGTCAGATCCTCGGTGCGGGGATCGGTTTTTTGCCTGACTATATGGTGCGTAAAGCGGCAGAACAATCGCTACTGGTGACCCGGAAAATCCACAACCCGCGCCAGGATTCCCGTATGCTGCTGGCAACGCGCCACTCCGCCACCGGGCAGGTAACGCTGTGGATTAAAAAAGAGTTCGCCCCGGGCGGTATTTTGAGTGAGATTTATCAGGACCTTTTGCATAAAGAGATCTAA